In Candidatus Cohnella colombiensis, one DNA window encodes the following:
- a CDS encoding MraY family glycosyltransferase, with product MVYIVAMVIAFMIVMFIVPIVRKVALKVGFVDRPTKRKIHATPIPLSGGVAIFIGVTITIWLFMDHFTLFRTILLGGLMLLVVGLIDDGYKSKGKEFPVWPRLIIYIAVAFIPVWQGIAIQGISSPSSAAMIIFSPAVSIVVTVVWVFALINMLNFIDGMDGLASGVCVLSSLTLFVAALIGNQSETAIVAIVLAGSCLAFLAYNFHPARIFMGDAGATFLGYTLAVTAIEGAFKGATLLSLFVPLLALGVPIMDTIIVFTRRLLSGKGLHHADNLHTHHSLMKWGLTQVQTVSFLYLIATVFSLLSIVVMLVLR from the coding sequence TTGGTGTACATAGTTGCAATGGTAATCGCTTTTATGATTGTAATGTTTATCGTTCCAATTGTACGTAAAGTGGCTCTTAAGGTAGGCTTTGTCGACCGACCTACAAAACGTAAAATACACGCTACACCTATTCCATTGTCAGGAGGTGTGGCTATTTTTATTGGTGTCACAATCACGATCTGGTTATTTATGGATCACTTCACACTATTCCGAACGATTTTACTAGGTGGATTAATGTTGTTAGTCGTTGGATTGATCGATGATGGTTACAAATCGAAAGGCAAGGAATTTCCAGTATGGCCGAGGTTAATCATTTACATTGCTGTTGCATTTATACCTGTTTGGCAGGGGATCGCAATCCAAGGTATCTCATCTCCATCCTCTGCAGCTATGATAATATTCTCACCAGCAGTGAGTATAGTTGTTACCGTTGTTTGGGTATTCGCATTAATTAATATGCTGAATTTTATTGATGGGATGGATGGTCTAGCGTCGGGAGTATGTGTGCTTTCCTCGCTGACGCTTTTTGTTGCAGCGCTTATTGGCAATCAGTCAGAAACAGCAATAGTTGCAATTGTGCTTGCGGGCTCATGCCTTGCTTTTCTCGCATACAATTTCCATCCTGCACGAATTTTTATGGGAGATGCTGGAGCAACTTTCCTCGGATATACGTTAGCTGTAACCGCAATTGAAGGTGCATTCAAAGGGGCAACATTACTTTCTTTATTCGTACCTTTACTTGCACTAGGTGTTCCGATTATGGATACGATCATTGTATTCACACGCAGACTGCTTTCTGGGAAGGGCTTGCATCACGCAGATAATCTCCATACGCACCATAGTTTAATGAAATGGGGGCTGACTCAGGTACAGACGGTTTCATTTTTATATTTGATTGCTACGGTGTTTTCTCTATTGTCAATTGTAGTGATGCTGGTGCTTCGTTAA
- a CDS encoding helix-turn-helix domain-containing protein: MNKSSLLKLEQLLGASVVTNVLTMEQWEKDGGKRKPAVGDILIREPGFSIVTKIGSLDLHTIDAPVKLTPLEMELMSWAVQQNSSRSSTSSTSDIERQARKLGEWIQQSVSAGEWRAEIPVQMELTNRLFDGMIPFVLSCEQVEDKEPTYTELEKTIRTFIADETLLIPLRDHEWLILTTDRLLMEAELDGDDVLGHDETKEVLSSLAEGLYNLFTSEWGGECHIAVGEPMIPSENIVRIVSTLRETTFLGRKFHVGMHVHLPWLVHLERLLSGIPELVRSRFVEEMMGRPDLFTDSETVSTLDAFFSMDCNVSETAKKLYIHRNTLLYRLDKIKNEAGLDVRSFNDAVLVRILLLLYKVTKRK, from the coding sequence ATGAATAAAAGCAGTCTGCTCAAGCTAGAGCAGCTACTTGGTGCGTCTGTCGTTACCAACGTGCTGACCATGGAGCAATGGGAAAAAGATGGTGGTAAGCGCAAACCAGCAGTCGGAGATATTCTTATACGCGAGCCTGGTTTTAGCATAGTAACAAAGATAGGAAGTTTGGATTTACATACGATAGATGCACCAGTGAAACTGACTCCGCTTGAGATGGAACTTATGAGTTGGGCAGTTCAACAAAATTCATCTCGTTCTTCAACATCTAGCACATCAGACATTGAGAGACAGGCGCGCAAACTGGGAGAATGGATCCAACAGTCGGTAAGTGCAGGAGAATGGCGAGCTGAAATTCCAGTGCAAATGGAGTTGACCAATCGTTTGTTCGACGGGATGATTCCATTTGTGCTCTCATGTGAGCAAGTGGAAGACAAGGAACCTACCTACACTGAGCTTGAGAAAACCATTCGCACCTTCATTGCAGATGAAACATTGCTTATACCGCTTCGTGATCATGAATGGCTGATTTTAACGACGGATCGTCTTCTTATGGAAGCCGAGCTTGATGGGGATGATGTTCTTGGTCACGATGAGACCAAAGAAGTATTATCTTCATTGGCTGAAGGATTGTACAATCTGTTCACAAGTGAATGGGGTGGAGAATGCCACATTGCGGTTGGAGAACCGATGATTCCGTCAGAAAATATCGTTCGCATTGTAAGCACGTTGCGCGAAACGACCTTCCTTGGACGTAAATTCCATGTCGGGATGCATGTGCATCTTCCATGGCTCGTTCACTTAGAACGATTGCTTAGTGGAATTCCTGAACTTGTTCGTTCTAGGTTTGTGGAAGAGATGATGGGTAGGCCTGATCTATTTACAGATTCTGAGACGGTTTCCACACTAGATGCTTTTTTCTCCATGGATTGCAACGTGAGTGAGACAGCCAAAAAATTATATATTCATCGCAATACATTGCTATATCGTCTGGATAAGATAAAGAACGAGGCAGGTTTAGATGTTCGTTCGTTTAATGATGCGGTATTGGTTCGAATTTTGCTCCTTTTGTACAAAGTTACGAAAAGGAAATGA
- the ugpC gene encoding sn-glycerol-3-phosphate ABC transporter ATP-binding protein UgpC, with the protein MAGVRLENIYKKYPGSDKASVTDFSLDIEDKEFLVLVGPSGCGKSTTLRMIAGLEEISEGKLYIGDRVVNDVAPKDRDIAMVFQSYALYPHMNVYQNMAFGLKLRKFRKDEIDRRVREAARTLEIEHLLDRKPKALSGGQRQRVALGRAIVREPQVFLMDEPLSNLDAKLRTQMRANISKLMKRLETTCIYVTHDQTEAMTMGDRIVVMKDGFIQQAATPEVLYNHPTNLFVAGFIGAPAMNFVTGQLVEEGGAVRFRATGFNLELPEGKAKSLRSKGYIGKEIILGVRPEDLHEEPVFLEASPNSIVNATIEVSENLGHEMFLYLNGLGKDNIIARVDGRSGLRESQNVKLAIDMNKIHIFDTESELNVLEGE; encoded by the coding sequence ATGGCTGGTGTACGTTTAGAGAATATTTATAAGAAGTATCCTGGATCCGACAAAGCATCCGTTACTGATTTTAGCTTGGACATCGAAGACAAGGAGTTTCTTGTACTTGTAGGTCCATCCGGTTGCGGTAAGTCGACTACACTGCGTATGATCGCAGGTCTTGAAGAAATTTCCGAAGGTAAGCTATATATTGGCGACCGCGTCGTAAACGACGTAGCTCCGAAAGATCGCGATATCGCGATGGTTTTCCAATCATACGCCTTGTATCCTCATATGAACGTTTACCAAAACATGGCATTCGGTTTGAAATTGCGTAAATTCCGCAAAGACGAAATCGATCGTCGTGTACGTGAAGCAGCTCGCACGCTGGAAATCGAGCATTTGCTCGATCGTAAGCCTAAGGCTCTTTCCGGGGGTCAACGTCAACGTGTTGCTCTAGGACGCGCAATCGTTCGTGAACCACAAGTGTTCTTGATGGATGAGCCTCTTTCTAACTTGGATGCTAAGCTTCGTACACAAATGCGTGCGAACATCTCCAAATTGATGAAGCGTCTTGAGACGACTTGTATCTATGTAACGCATGACCAAACAGAAGCAATGACAATGGGTGACCGTATCGTTGTTATGAAAGACGGATTCATTCAACAAGCTGCTACACCAGAAGTGCTCTATAACCACCCTACGAACTTGTTCGTAGCTGGCTTCATTGGCGCTCCTGCAATGAACTTCGTCACGGGTCAACTCGTTGAAGAAGGCGGAGCTGTTCGTTTCCGTGCTACAGGCTTCAACCTTGAATTGCCAGAAGGCAAAGCGAAGTCACTTCGTTCTAAAGGCTATATCGGTAAAGAAATCATTCTTGGTGTTCGTCCAGAAGATCTTCATGAAGAGCCAGTATTCCTTGAAGCATCGCCGAACAGCATCGTGAATGCAACGATCGAAGTTTCTGAAAACTTAGGTCACGAAATGTTCCTTTACTTAAACGGTCTTGGCAAAGACAACATCATCGCTCGTGTAGACGGACGTTCCGGACTGCGCGAAAGCCAAAATGTGAAGCTCGCGATCGATATGAACAAAATTCATATCTTCGATACAGAGTCTGAACTGAATGTGCTTGAAGGCGAATAA
- a CDS encoding D-glycerate dehydrogenase, producing MKKFRIVMTGSTWPDAYKKLQENCVIKQWEGEGPIPRDLLLQWLNDADGLFSTNDVKVDDELLAAAPNLRVVVQSSVGYDNIDISACTRRGVPFGNTPGVLVDATADLTFGILLTAVRRIHEGWDIVKSGKWATEGVGHLFGQDMQGKTLGIVGMGAIGSAVSKRARAFGLNVLYYNRTKRSDEDILQVQYASLNQLLEKSDFVIALVPLSEHSREMFGKEQFALMKRSAYFVNAARGGIVNTEALYQALVNKEIAYAALDVTDPEPIGADHPLLTLPNILITPHIGSATYETRNRMANLSVDNLLAGLNGVAMPACVNPIQK from the coding sequence ATGAAAAAATTTAGAATCGTTATGACAGGCTCAACATGGCCAGATGCGTACAAGAAGCTACAAGAAAATTGCGTGATAAAGCAGTGGGAGGGTGAGGGGCCAATCCCCAGGGATCTCCTACTACAATGGCTCAATGATGCTGATGGATTATTCAGCACGAACGACGTTAAAGTAGACGATGAATTACTTGCTGCTGCTCCTAATCTACGTGTCGTGGTGCAATCCTCTGTGGGTTACGATAACATCGACATCTCTGCATGCACTCGTAGAGGGGTTCCCTTCGGTAATACACCAGGGGTATTGGTTGATGCAACCGCAGATTTAACATTTGGTATTCTCTTAACTGCAGTAAGACGTATTCATGAAGGTTGGGATATTGTCAAAAGTGGCAAATGGGCAACAGAGGGAGTGGGACATTTATTCGGACAAGATATGCAAGGGAAGACGCTCGGTATTGTAGGCATGGGAGCAATCGGAAGCGCTGTCTCTAAACGTGCAAGAGCCTTCGGTCTGAATGTGCTGTATTACAATCGGACTAAGAGAAGTGATGAAGATATTTTGCAAGTGCAGTACGCTTCGCTAAATCAACTCTTGGAAAAATCAGATTTTGTCATCGCTCTAGTCCCCCTTTCAGAACATAGTAGAGAGATGTTCGGCAAGGAACAGTTTGCTTTAATGAAACGAAGCGCATACTTTGTAAATGCAGCTAGAGGTGGAATTGTAAATACGGAAGCACTTTATCAAGCGCTAGTGAATAAAGAAATTGCCTATGCGGCTTTGGACGTAACTGATCCTGAGCCGATCGGTGCGGATCACCCCTTACTTACGTTGCCTAATATATTGATTACGCCTCATATTGGCAGTGCTACCTATGAGACGAGAAATCGGATGGCGAATTTGAGTGTAGATAATTTGCTTGCTGGTCTAAATGGTGTAGCAATGCCAGCTTGTGTTAATCCCATTCAAAAATAA
- the hprK gene encoding HPr(Ser) kinase/phosphatase — MAKKVNVSELVQQFHLEIIAGEDGLRRKIVTDDLNRPGLEMAGYFNYYPADRAQMLGRTELAFLETLSSEERHERMIRLCDDETPCIIITRGLQAPSELIEIANERHIPVLRSGVATTILLSRITNFLEKRLAPTTTIHGVLVDVYGVGMLITGGSGIGKSETALELLKRGHRLIADDAVEIRQTSDNQLYGSAPELIRHLLEIRGLGILNVMTLFGAGAVRNSTHISLVVKLENWQQDKQYDRLGLDEDTTKIIDTDVPLLTVPVRPGRNLAVILEVAAMNYRLKRMGYNAALQFTNKLTEAIAEEEYE, encoded by the coding sequence ATGGCTAAAAAAGTGAACGTATCCGAGCTCGTGCAGCAATTTCACCTGGAAATAATAGCAGGTGAGGATGGGCTGCGCCGTAAAATTGTAACTGACGATCTCAATCGTCCAGGTCTTGAAATGGCGGGTTATTTCAATTACTACCCAGCTGACCGTGCGCAAATGCTCGGTAGAACAGAGTTAGCGTTTCTTGAGACGCTGTCTAGCGAAGAGCGTCATGAGCGCATGATTAGATTATGCGATGATGAAACGCCTTGTATCATAATTACGCGAGGGCTGCAAGCTCCTTCCGAGCTGATTGAAATTGCGAATGAAAGGCATATTCCTGTTCTGCGCAGCGGTGTCGCAACAACAATTCTTTTGAGCCGAATTACGAACTTCCTGGAGAAACGTCTTGCTCCTACAACGACAATTCATGGCGTTCTTGTCGATGTGTATGGCGTTGGGATGCTTATAACTGGTGGTAGCGGAATCGGGAAAAGCGAAACAGCACTAGAGCTTTTGAAGAGAGGACATCGATTAATCGCGGACGATGCTGTTGAAATTCGTCAAACGTCAGACAATCAACTCTATGGCAGTGCGCCAGAGCTTATTCGTCATTTGCTCGAAATTCGCGGTCTGGGAATTTTGAATGTAATGACATTATTCGGTGCAGGTGCTGTCCGAAATTCCACACATATTAGCTTGGTCGTGAAACTAGAGAATTGGCAGCAAGACAAGCAATATGATCGTCTCGGATTAGATGAAGATACGACTAAGATTATTGATACAGACGTACCGCTATTAACGGTCCCTGTACGTCCAGGCCGCAACTTAGCGGTCATTCTTGAAGTTGCTGCGATGAATTATCGGTTGAAACGGATGGGTTATAACGCTGCTCTACAATTTACGAACAAATTGACCGAAGCGATTGCTGAGGAAGAATATGAATAA
- the lgt gene encoding prolipoprotein diacylglyceryl transferase has product MYYSLINPVAFQIGSLPVHWYGMILGFGAFAGLLLAIQEGKRFGVSADFFLDLLLFGVPSAIIVARIYYVAFKWGYYSKHPGEIIQIWAGGIAIYGALIGALLCGFFYIRAKGYSFWRIADICAPSLLIGQMIGRWGNFVNQEAYGGPTTETFLRDSLHLPSFIVNQMNVEGTFHHPTFLYESLWSLVGLVILFVIRRRNFLRAGEQLITYFIWYSIGRFFIEALRTDSLAFQGPDWLASLVNGIWTPMTAVFEQGSLNAAEGNIRISQLLALLIVIAGIVLIIVRRQRGWAKERYVDPLVNVKLKAKEETDTTKETKDVQKQQEIKEVQETETTKNDNTERQNNE; this is encoded by the coding sequence ATGTACTATTCATTGATTAATCCGGTTGCATTCCAAATCGGATCATTACCGGTACATTGGTACGGGATGATCTTAGGTTTTGGTGCCTTTGCCGGATTATTGCTTGCGATTCAAGAAGGCAAACGTTTCGGAGTATCAGCCGACTTCTTCTTAGATTTGCTCTTGTTTGGGGTACCCTCTGCAATTATTGTTGCGCGAATTTATTATGTTGCTTTCAAATGGGGATATTACTCTAAGCACCCGGGCGAGATCATTCAGATTTGGGCAGGCGGAATTGCAATTTACGGGGCATTAATTGGCGCACTTCTGTGCGGATTTTTCTACATAAGAGCTAAAGGTTATTCCTTCTGGCGGATCGCTGACATCTGCGCTCCATCGCTTCTAATCGGTCAGATGATTGGACGTTGGGGTAACTTCGTCAATCAAGAAGCATATGGCGGACCAACGACGGAAACTTTTTTGCGCGATTCACTGCACTTGCCATCTTTTATCGTTAATCAGATGAATGTAGAGGGCACCTTTCATCATCCCACTTTCCTTTATGAATCGTTGTGGAGCTTAGTAGGTCTTGTCATCCTGTTCGTTATTCGTCGTCGTAATTTCTTGCGTGCAGGAGAACAACTCATTACGTATTTCATTTGGTATTCGATTGGGCGCTTCTTTATCGAAGCATTGCGTACAGACAGTCTTGCATTCCAAGGACCAGACTGGCTTGCTTCTCTTGTTAACGGTATATGGACGCCAATGACGGCTGTGTTTGAGCAAGGAAGTCTGAATGCTGCAGAAGGCAACATTCGCATTTCGCAGCTATTAGCGCTACTAATTGTTATTGCTGGTATTGTACTTATTATCGTTCGTCGTCAGCGGGGTTGGGCGAAAGAACGTTACGTTGATCCACTTGTGAATGTAAAGCTGAAAGCCAAAGAAGAAACAGATACAACAAAAGAAACAAAAGACGTTCAAAAACAACAAGAAATAAAAGAAGTACAAGAAACGGAGACAACAAAGAATGACAACACAGAGCGACAAAATAATGAATAA
- the ppaX gene encoding pyrophosphatase PpaX, with product MNKRITTVLFDLDGTIVDTNELIIQSFMYALNGIVPESFGREHIIPSMGQPLTSQLQEFSGREQVDDLTVLYREYNLKHHDEMVALFAGVAEVIPALRQAGLRVGIVTTKMRATTIRALKLLGIYEYIETIVTIEDVEHPKPHAEPVAKAITALGVEPAATMMVGDSTVDMQSATAAGAIPVGVAWSLKGADILKEAGAAHVIDEMTDLLNLVGIEGVSR from the coding sequence ATGAATAAACGCATTACAACGGTTCTCTTTGATTTAGATGGAACGATTGTGGATACCAATGAATTGATTATTCAATCGTTCATGTATGCTTTAAATGGAATTGTACCGGAAAGCTTCGGAAGAGAGCATATCATTCCGAGCATGGGGCAGCCTTTGACTTCACAGCTTCAGGAGTTTTCTGGTCGTGAACAAGTTGATGATTTAACTGTACTGTATCGGGAGTACAACTTGAAGCATCATGACGAAATGGTAGCATTGTTCGCTGGAGTTGCGGAAGTGATTCCAGCGCTCAGACAAGCGGGTTTGCGTGTTGGCATCGTGACAACTAAGATGCGTGCTACAACAATACGAGCACTTAAGTTGCTGGGTATATACGAATATATTGAAACGATAGTGACGATTGAAGATGTGGAGCACCCGAAACCACACGCAGAGCCCGTTGCGAAAGCGATCACAGCACTAGGTGTGGAACCGGCTGCTACTATGATGGTTGGGGATAGTACGGTGGACATGCAGTCTGCAACTGCGGCTGGAGCAATACCGGTTGGTGTGGCATGGTCGCTCAAAGGGGCAGACATACTGAAAGAAGCAGGCGCAGCTCATGTTATTGATGAGATGACAGATCTGCTCAACTTAGTTGGAATTGAGGGTGTCAGCCGTTGA
- a CDS encoding acyltransferase has product MRDVERYPVEGPNALWQVYRTVSRFKAVRNFIFIQVARYCPSLPLKNWIYRRVLGMKVGKTTSFALMVMVDVFFPERISIGDNSIIGYNSTLLTHEYLIKEYRLGNIVIGSNVMIGANVTILPGVTIGDGAVVAAGSVVHKDVAAETFVGGNPIQVIERR; this is encoded by the coding sequence TTGAGAGACGTCGAGCGGTATCCGGTAGAAGGACCGAATGCGCTATGGCAAGTATATCGTACCGTATCGCGCTTCAAAGCGGTTCGCAACTTCATATTCATTCAGGTTGCGCGATACTGTCCTAGCCTTCCATTGAAAAATTGGATCTATCGTCGAGTGCTTGGGATGAAAGTGGGCAAGACGACTTCGTTCGCGCTTATGGTGATGGTAGATGTGTTTTTCCCTGAGCGCATTTCGATAGGAGACAATTCGATTATCGGCTACAACTCTACGTTGCTCACGCATGAATATCTCATTAAGGAATATAGACTAGGCAACATAGTCATCGGGTCCAATGTGATGATTGGTGCCAATGTAACGATATTACCGGGTGTGACAATCGGAGATGGTGCTGTCGTTGCTGCTGGATCAGTTGTACATAAAGATGTTGCAGCGGAAACCTTTGTCGGAGGTAATCCGATTCAGGTAATCGAACGCAGATAG
- a CDS encoding FAD-dependent oxidoreductase, with product MHQNKGKRLSWLFRIVLLCLGMLAFAIFITYSMRTERSSYKPVREALEEVQSSTNIKSQYDVIVVGTDPEGVIAAISAARNDLKVLLIETRERDRLGGLMTIGWLNSLDMNISPKRAWFWQSPGQLNRGIFIEWYKEIRGTSFDVVHAANVFHHMVQAEPNIDLLMNVKQAMPIVNNSTVVGMSFDTVAGERQEVAAGTVIDATQDADIAAAAGVPYTVGRGDIGEPDVQMAVTLVIKLNGVTNEAWEALQEDAEGYDSRSIWGYPDARDYESSKPDRVRMRSLNIGREDGDSILINSMQIYGIDPLDPESLAEGLKLGEEEAPRIVAYLQGKYKPFKELNYAGVAPELYVRETRHIEGEYRLTLVDVMDNRDHWDAISYGSYEVDIQSVDAKAAGAIMMNPKQYGVPFRSLVPLKVDGLLVVGRSASFDSLPHGSARVIPLGMATGEAAGAAAKLIKERGITFRELSRSETDIADLRKHLEDQGMDLQMEKFAAPDYTKHKDYAGLLTATSLYITIGGYNNDSWALDKESNSKRFFNALRTLQKRFPDSIQQVKISSSSLGLTSDQPLSAEQSAEIILKVTGNSDASSKTAMQTLVDMGWIRATTVEGFEDLNQLTNGDTFMLIRDLVNNVAGVTYE from the coding sequence GTGCATCAAAATAAGGGGAAGCGCTTATCGTGGCTATTTCGGATCGTTTTATTGTGTTTAGGAATGCTTGCATTTGCTATTTTTATAACTTATTCAATGCGTACGGAGCGATCGAGCTATAAACCTGTACGTGAGGCGCTAGAAGAGGTCCAGTCTTCCACTAACATTAAGTCACAATATGATGTCATTGTCGTTGGAACCGATCCAGAAGGTGTAATAGCGGCAATTTCGGCTGCTCGCAATGACCTGAAGGTACTCCTTATCGAGACTCGCGAACGTGATCGACTCGGTGGTCTAATGACGATTGGTTGGCTGAATTCATTGGATATGAATATATCTCCAAAGAGAGCGTGGTTTTGGCAATCGCCCGGGCAGCTCAATAGGGGTATCTTTATTGAATGGTACAAAGAAATCAGAGGCACATCCTTCGATGTTGTCCATGCTGCCAATGTATTTCATCATATGGTCCAAGCAGAGCCGAACATTGACCTGCTTATGAACGTGAAGCAGGCAATGCCCATTGTAAACAATAGCACAGTTGTGGGCATGAGCTTTGATACAGTAGCCGGGGAGAGACAAGAAGTAGCCGCGGGCACTGTTATTGATGCAACACAGGATGCTGATATTGCGGCGGCAGCCGGTGTGCCTTATACAGTTGGGCGCGGTGATATCGGTGAACCGGATGTGCAAATGGCGGTCACACTTGTCATTAAGCTTAACGGAGTGACGAATGAGGCATGGGAAGCTTTGCAGGAGGATGCAGAAGGCTACGACAGTCGAAGCATTTGGGGTTATCCCGATGCACGGGATTATGAGAGCTCAAAGCCTGATCGAGTGCGAATGCGAAGTCTCAACATCGGACGCGAGGATGGCGATTCAATACTAATCAATTCGATGCAAATTTATGGTATCGATCCACTTGATCCCGAATCGTTAGCAGAAGGGCTTAAACTTGGTGAAGAGGAAGCTCCGCGAATTGTCGCTTATTTGCAGGGCAAATACAAACCATTCAAAGAATTGAATTATGCAGGGGTAGCTCCTGAGCTTTATGTTAGGGAGACGCGTCACATCGAAGGAGAATATCGCTTAACGCTCGTTGATGTGATGGACAATCGTGATCACTGGGATGCCATTTCGTATGGCTCATACGAGGTAGATATTCAGAGCGTCGATGCAAAAGCTGCAGGTGCGATTATGATGAATCCAAAGCAATATGGCGTTCCATTTCGTTCGTTAGTTCCATTAAAGGTAGATGGTTTGCTTGTGGTGGGCAGATCTGCAAGCTTTGATTCGCTGCCACATGGTAGTGCGCGTGTTATTCCGCTCGGTATGGCAACGGGAGAAGCGGCGGGAGCGGCTGCGAAATTAATTAAGGAACGGGGCATTACCTTCCGAGAGCTATCGCGATCGGAAACAGACATTGCCGACTTGCGTAAGCACTTGGAAGATCAAGGGATGGATTTGCAGATGGAAAAATTTGCAGCCCCCGACTATACGAAACACAAGGATTATGCGGGTCTGCTGACGGCTACGAGCCTATATATTACGATCGGTGGATACAATAATGATAGTTGGGCACTTGATAAGGAATCGAATAGCAAACGGTTCTTCAACGCGCTGCGTACGTTGCAAAAGAGATTCCCAGATTCGATTCAGCAAGTGAAAATATCATCGAGTAGTCTAGGACTTACATCGGATCAACCATTGAGTGCAGAGCAATCAGCTGAGATTATTTTGAAGGTGACAGGAAACTCTGACGCTTCATCGAAAACAGCGATGCAAACACTTGTTGATATGGGATGGATCCGAGCGACAACAGTGGAAGGCTTTGAAGACTTAAATCAATTAACGAATGGCGATACGTTCATGCTGATCCGAGATTTGGTGAACAATGTTGCAGGAGTAACTTACGAGTGA
- a CDS encoding ATP phosphoribosyltransferase regulatory subunit gives MSKPKVFEKPNGVKDYLPHAVEKLRRIEQDVLECMRRWGYEQILTPTLEYYDTVGVASSTSDQKLFKLLNQRGTTMVLRSDMTAPIARVVGSLLKERDFPLRLSYHANVFRALEEEGGREAEFFQTGVELVGDPSAEADAEIIALAIASLKAAGVPAFKIAMGHVGFLNGLFEETLPGLVEAQEVLKTCLLHRDLVGYREELRKLSLDADVERELEGILRLRGGQEVCDQALALSMNKEAQTAIRHLCEVWDVLEGYGVQEHVMIDLTMIGDFSYYTGMTFEGYASHLGFPVCSGGRYDNLLGQFGRPAPATGFALKTTRILDVVEDAVRVPGRTLVLYTANRRNEALAEADRLRSLGYATVTKRITDQDELAAVKYRATVTDTFSYHGTDYDNLLEIGEE, from the coding sequence ATGAGTAAGCCTAAAGTATTCGAAAAACCCAATGGGGTTAAAGACTATCTACCACATGCAGTTGAGAAGCTGCGTCGTATTGAGCAAGATGTGCTTGAATGTATGCGTCGTTGGGGTTATGAGCAAATTTTAACACCGACTTTAGAATATTACGATACCGTTGGCGTTGCGAGTTCAACGTCTGACCAGAAGCTGTTCAAGCTGCTTAATCAGCGTGGCACGACGATGGTATTGCGTTCAGATATGACAGCACCGATTGCACGTGTAGTCGGTTCTTTGCTTAAGGAAAGAGATTTCCCACTTCGTCTAAGCTATCATGCGAATGTATTCCGTGCACTTGAAGAAGAAGGTGGCCGTGAGGCGGAATTTTTCCAAACCGGTGTTGAGCTTGTTGGCGACCCATCAGCAGAAGCAGATGCTGAAATTATAGCACTCGCGATTGCATCATTAAAAGCGGCAGGCGTGCCAGCGTTTAAGATTGCGATGGGGCATGTCGGCTTCTTGAATGGATTGTTTGAGGAGACTTTACCTGGCCTAGTGGAAGCGCAAGAAGTGCTCAAAACTTGCTTGCTCCATCGGGACTTGGTTGGCTATCGCGAGGAACTGCGAAAGCTGTCGCTAGATGCAGACGTGGAGCGTGAGCTTGAAGGGATTTTACGACTGCGTGGTGGGCAAGAGGTGTGTGATCAGGCGCTCGCACTTAGTATGAACAAGGAAGCACAAACTGCAATTCGTCACCTTTGTGAAGTGTGGGATGTGCTCGAGGGCTATGGTGTGCAAGAGCATGTGATGATCGATCTTACGATGATTGGAGATTTCTCCTACTATACAGGTATGACGTTCGAAGGCTATGCTTCGCATCTTGGCTTTCCAGTATGTAGTGGGGGGCGCTATGACAATCTGCTCGGGCAATTCGGCAGACCTGCACCTGCGACAGGCTTTGCATTGAAGACAACAAGAATTTTAGACGTTGTGGAGGATGCGGTGAGAGTGCCTGGACGGACACTTGTACTCTATACAGCAAATCGTAGAAATGAAGCGTTAGCGGAGGCAGACCGTCTGCGCAGTCTAGGTTATGCAACCGTAACTAAGCGAATAACAGATCAAGATGAGCTGGCTGCAGTGAAGTACCGGGCGACCGTGACGGATACGTTCAGCTACCACGGGACCGACTATGACAATCTGCTAGAGATTGGAGAGGAATAA